The following are encoded in a window of Dysidea avara chromosome 4, odDysAvar1.4, whole genome shotgun sequence genomic DNA:
- the LOC136252167 gene encoding uncharacterized protein isoform X2: protein MEELQMERATVTFPLNSKRLQLYQVQQIAGALDLPTTASGSDLLVMVCGKLHDNNHDPSNVQVVATKTEGGEELSLQDMDGVFLRVPVLKEELSGTSLAPGSEVSVPTLVSGSSRTSPAQDSEERESFSLEEKRVEEVLSLMKTELTNTRLQLQSAQEEIVCLRKELSAQQQRLLEAQEVHNLQEEVKKGKERIKELWQINCKQLTDHDNLMFEKEEEMELVQER, encoded by the exons ATGGAGGAACTGCAAATGGAGAGAGCAACTGTGACCTTTCCTCTCAATTCAAAGAGACTCCAGTTATACCAAGTGCAACAAATTGCAGGGGCCTTGGACTTGCCCACTACAGCTTCAGGTAGTGACCTGTTAGTAATGGTGTGTGGTAAACTGCATGACAATAATCATGACCCTTCCAATGTTCAAGTAGTGGCCACAAAGACTGAGGGAGGAGAAGAATTGTCACTGCAAGATATGGATGGTGTGTTTCTAAGAGTTCCAGTCTTAAAGGAGGAGCTATCTGGAACATCACTAGCTCCAGGAAGTGAAGTTTCAGTTCCAACCTTGGTGTCAGGTTCATCAAGGACATCACCAGCCCAAGATAGTGAGGAGAGGGAGAGTTTTTCTTTAGAAGAAAAACGTGTGGAGGAAGTCCTGAGTCTAATGAAAACTGAGTTGACAAATACACGACTGCAGTTACAATCAGCTCAGGAAGAAATAGTGTGTCTGAGAAAGGAATTGTCAGCACAACAACAGAGACTTCTGGAAGCCCAAGAG GTACACAATCTCCAGGAGGAGGTCAAAAAGGGTAAAGAAAGGATTAAAGAGCTTTGGCAGATAAATTGCAAGCAGCTTACAGATCATGACAACCTGATGTTTGAAAAGGAGGAAGAGATGGAACTAGTACAAGAGAGGTAG
- the LOC136252167 gene encoding uncharacterized protein isoform X1, whose amino-acid sequence MQENTNDTDGTKMIRTKPNSSNKGKESRCVEVKLEGVPATGLIDTGSDITIVRADLFYHIVEKTGLDASQLKQPDHKACTYYQTPITLDGQMDTTLSFGKEELQATVYVKLVAPDKLLLSEAVCHQLGIVNYHPSVKAVPRCTAEAVFSLTNVVSDDKKPNATQALTIHDTAVSEPEVKTTEGKRQTGVNSKRPGVKFVGTVPAKFSARPLAKRSLGKQSKPGRPPVLRDPPRDSGGNKLDSNEDQDTYNAQHNFISTRKKQKPRRSKTATSKTTSVHCPYSLKSRQPKGEKIHYARDELN is encoded by the coding sequence ATGCAGGAGAATACCAATGATACAGATGGTACAAAGATGATTCGCACAAAGCCCAACTCCAGTAACAAAGGAAAGGAGTCCCGTTGTGTAGAAGTCAAGCTAGAGGGAGTCCCTGCAACAGGACTAATAGATACGGGTTCAGACATAACTATTGTTCGAGCTGATTTGTTCTACCATATTGTTGAAAAGACTGGATTGGATGCTAGTCAGCTAAAGCAACCGGACCACAAAGCTTGTACCTACTACCAGACGCCCATCACGTTGGATGGACAGATGGACACGACACTCAGCTTTGGTAAGGAAGAGTTACAAGCTACTGTGTATGTAAAACTAGTAGCACCTGATAAGTTACTTTTATCTGAAGCTGTTTGTCATCAGTTAGGTATAGTTAACTATCACCCTAGTGTGAAAGCTGTCCCTAGATGCACTGCTGAAGCTGTATTCAGTTTAACAAATGTGGTATCAGATGATAAGAAGCCAAATGCTACCCAGGCACTGACCATTCATGATACAGCTGTATCTGAACCTGAGGTTAAGACAACAGAAGGGAAGAGGCAAACTGGAGTAAATAGTAAGAGACCTGGTGTTAAGTTTGTAGGAACTGTGCCGGCAAAGTTTTCAGCTAGACCTTTGGCAAAGAGATCATTAGGAAAACAGTCTAAGCCAGGAAGACCACCTGTATTAAGAGATCCTCCAAGGGATTCTGGTGGAAATAAGTTAGATAGTAATGAAGACCAAGATACATACAATGCTCAACATAATTTTATATCTACCAGGAAGAAGCAAAAGCCTAGGAGGAGCAAGACTGCCACCAGTAAGACTACAAGTGTTCATTGTCCCTACAGTCTAAAGAGTAGACAACCTAAAGGGGAAAAGATCCACTACGCTCGGGACGAGCTTAACTAG
- the LOC136252169 gene encoding proprotein convertase subtilisin/kexin type 9-like: protein MMRINLPPEICGLGDEAMVRVKNVRANLLFSVCCVTMLVVAQRTPPPREEPPKLNLVDNTPGLAPFYRSSDPSVRRNGSYIIKLKKTTEFDDFGRLLGKLSDLNKNVSSGSVPVQGLCGYSAIGLGVIAELNDDALKVVREDQSVNFVEEGQLISMAAEPWHRDRVDQRRLPFNNKYCPPNDGENVDIYVLDTGINYCHKDFCKNRARYAGYSPIIAASNSRGADCNGHGTHVAALAVGGIHGIARKARVYSLPVLTCLCQGCSTYIILALNHVVMRANSEPDRRVIVLMSLIGPPSLAVNDAIKMVIQEGIVVITAAGNLLTDACRYTPSSSPDAITVGGTARNDLLYATTFAGSNWGRCVDIFAPGQDITSADFKGCTAERECKEMCERESVMSGTSMATPIVAGAAALLLSANMSLTPADVKRILIDQSTKDKIDMRDITPSSRRITPNKLVYVGKKRRCPTMPCPPPPPPLCGRPWDCPPTVLYPSVRQSRLTRNIRNLARSNLVPSYISPYVKGDETYFAIIYKQVNNVKDYQVVFDIDTATAQSTVKDMAAKNFSVVCAISYYVGDTLYHIIVFSKMRGGADVQVYFEQNGRRNSRSNSSAYGAGLSLAYRTITIDARGRRRYTTLYRRNNDIQTVEFDDLGFRGLQRMVNQQKKNGFLLVHVSSFTIKSRTRYSAIFTNEKIGDCEYVFFHSYQVKDIADIADSHQQDGFRMTAVAVHSQSSVPLFMAVFRK, encoded by the exons ATGATGAGAATCAATCTACCGCCAGAAATCTGTGGTCTAGGAGACGAGGCTATGGTTCGAGTAAAAAATGTCCGTGCGAATTTGCTGTTTTCTGTATGCTGTGTAACGATGTTAGTCGTAGCTCAAAGGACGCCGCCTCCTCGTGAAGAACCTCCTAAACTTAATCTGGTAGATAACACACCAGGACTTGCTCCTTTTTATCGGAGTTCAGATCCAAGTGTTAGAAGAAATGGTAGCTATATCATTAAACTGAAGAAGACCACCGAGTTTGATGATTTTGGTAGATTGCTGGGAAAGTTAAGTGATCTAAACAAGAACGTCTCTTCAGGTTCTGTACCAGTACAAGGATTGTGTGGATACTCTGCAATAGGACTGGGAGTGATCGCTGAGTTGAATGACGATGCTCTTAAAGTG GTACGTGAAGATCAGTCAGTAAACTTTGTGGAGGAAGGTCAACTAATTAGTATGGCTGCTGAACCTTGGCATCGTGATCGTGTTGATCAGAGGAGATTACCCTTTAACAATAAATATTGTCCACCTAATGATGGAGAGAATGTGGACATATACGTTTTGGACACTGGTATAAATTATTGTCACAAAGATTTCTGCAAAAACAGAGCACGATATGCTGGCTATAGTCCTATTATAGCAGCCAGCAATTCAAGAGGAGCTGATTGTAATGGTCATGGTACTCATGTAGCAGCTCTAGCAGTTGGTGGTATCCATGGTATAGCAAGGAAGGCTAGAGTGTACTCTCTGCCAGTACTGACATGTCTTTGTCAAGGTTGCTCTACATACATCATATTGGCTTTAAACCATGTAGTGATGAGAGCTAACTCAGAACCAGATAGGAGAGTAATAGTATTGATGAGTTTAATTGGTCCACCAAGTTTAGCCGTTAATGATGCTATTAAAATGGTCATTCAAGAAGGAATTGTTGTTATAACTGCTGCTGGTAACTTGCTTACTGATGCTTGTCGATATACTCCATCCTCATCACCAGATGCTATTACAGTTGGAGGAACTGCTAGAAATGATCTTCTTTATGCTACAACATTTGCTGGCAGTAACTGGGGTCGTTGTGTTGATATATTTGCACCAGGACAAGATATCACTAGTGCTGACTTCAAAGGGTGTACAGCAGAGAGAGAGTGTAAAGAAATGTGTGAAAGAGAGAGTGTTATGAGTGGGACATCAATGGCTACTCCCATAGTGGCAGGGGCTGCAGCACTTTTACTTAGTGCTAATATGTCACTGACTCCTGCAGATGTTAAACGGATCTTGATTGATCAATCAACTAAAGATAAGATTGATATGAGGGACATAACACCATCATCAAGGAGAATTACACCTAATAAATTGGTATATGTTGGAAAAA AACGACGTTGTCCTACTATGCCATgtccaccaccaccacctccaCTATGTGGAAGACCATGGGATTGTCCTCCTACTGTGCTTTACCCATCCGTTAGACAAAGTAGATTGACAAGAAATATCAGGAATCTGGCACGTAGTAATTTGGTACCTTCCTATATTTCACCTTATGTGAAAGGAGATGAGACGTACTTTGCAATAATTTATAAACAAGTTAACAATGTCAAAGATTATCAGGTCGTGTTTGATATTGATACAGCTACTGCACAATCCACAGTGAAGGATATGGCTGCTAAAAATTTTTCTGTTGTGTGTGCTATATCATACTATGTTGGTGACACTCTTTATCACATCATTGTGTTTAGTAAGATGAGGGGCGGTGCTGACGTGCAAGTATACTTTGAACAAAATGGTCGTAGGAATTCAAGAAGCAATTCATCTGCTTATGGTGCTGGATTAAGTCTAGCCTACAGGACAATTACCATAGATGCTAGAGGTAGAAGACGTTACACAACACTTTACAGAAGAAATAATGACATACAAACAGTGGAGTTTGACGATCTAGGCTTTAGAGGGTTGCAAAGAATGGTTAACCAGCAGAAAAAGAATGGTTTTCTGTTGGTGCATGTTAGCTCATTTACAATTAAGAGCAGAACTAGATACAGCGCAATATTTACAAATGAGAAGATCGGAGATTGTGAGTATGTCTTCTTTCACTCATACCAAGTAAAAGACATTGCAGATATTGCTGACAGTCATCAACAAGATGGATTCCGTATGACTGCTGTAGCCGTACACTCCCAATCATCAGTACCATTGTTCATGGCTGTTTTTAGAaaataa
- the LOC136252167 gene encoding uncharacterized protein isoform X3, translated as MQENTNDTDGTKMIRTKPNSSNKGKESRCVEVKLEGVPATGLIDTGSDITIVRADLFYHIVEKTGLDASQLKQPDHKACTYYQTPITLDGQMDTTLSFGKEELQATVYVKLVAPDKLLLSEAVCHQLGIVNYHPSVKAVPRCTAEAVFSLTNVVSDDKKPNATQALTIHDTAVSEPEVKTTEGKRQTGVNRRSKSLGGARLPPVRLQVFIVPTV; from the exons ATGCAGGAGAATACCAATGATACAGATGGTACAAAGATGATTCGCACAAAGCCCAACTCCAGTAACAAAGGAAAGGAGTCCCGTTGTGTAGAAGTCAAGCTAGAGGGAGTCCCTGCAACAGGACTAATAGATACGGGTTCAGACATAACTATTGTTCGAGCTGATTTGTTCTACCATATTGTTGAAAAGACTGGATTGGATGCTAGTCAGCTAAAGCAACCGGACCACAAAGCTTGTACCTACTACCAGACGCCCATCACGTTGGATGGACAGATGGACACGACACTCAGCTTTGGTAAGGAAGAGTTACAAGCTACTGTGTATGTAAAACTAGTAGCACCTGATAAGTTACTTTTATCTGAAGCTGTTTGTCATCAGTTAGGTATAGTTAACTATCACCCTAGTGTGAAAGCTGTCCCTAGATGCACTGCTGAAGCTGTATTCAGTTTAACAAATGTGGTATCAGATGATAAGAAGCCAAATGCTACCCAGGCACTGACCATTCATGATACAGCTGTATCTGAACCTGAGGTTAAGACAACAGAAGGGAAGAGGCAAACTGGAGTAAATA GAAGAAGCAAAAGCCTAGGAGGAGCAAGACTGCCACCAGTAAGACTACAAGTGTTCATTGTCCCTACAGTCTAA